In one window of Reinekea forsetii DNA:
- the rsmA gene encoding 16S rRNA (adenine(1518)-N(6)/adenine(1519)-N(6))-dimethyltransferase RsmA, with the protein MHKARKRFGQNFLHDFFVIDRIVSSIAPKPGQHVVEIGPGQGAITAPLLKALDGVLEVVELDRDLIPILRTQFVNYPGLTIHEADALTFDYRSLATDNRQLRMVGNLPYNISTPLMFHLLENSDLIFDMHFMLQKEVVQRLCAAPGENAYGRLGIMMQYRCETRYMFTVPPEAFTPSPKVESAIVRLTPRKTIPYPAKDFEMFARVVKAAFAQRRKTIKNNLQELIDVQGLVDLGIKPSHRAETLSIETFVRIANHISQ; encoded by the coding sequence ATGCATAAAGCACGGAAACGATTTGGCCAAAACTTTCTCCACGATTTCTTCGTGATCGACCGGATCGTTAGCAGTATCGCGCCCAAACCCGGCCAACATGTGGTCGAAATTGGACCCGGTCAGGGTGCCATCACCGCGCCGCTCTTGAAGGCCCTGGACGGTGTGCTTGAGGTGGTCGAACTCGATCGCGATCTGATCCCGATTTTGCGCACCCAATTTGTTAATTATCCGGGCTTAACCATTCATGAGGCCGATGCGCTGACCTTCGATTACCGCTCCCTGGCCACCGATAACCGTCAACTGCGTATGGTCGGCAACCTGCCGTACAATATCTCGACGCCGTTGATGTTCCATCTACTGGAGAATTCCGACCTGATTTTTGATATGCATTTCATGTTGCAAAAGGAAGTGGTGCAGCGGCTCTGTGCCGCCCCCGGCGAAAATGCCTACGGTCGGCTCGGTATTATGATGCAGTATCGCTGTGAAACCCGCTACATGTTCACCGTGCCACCAGAGGCGTTCACCCCGTCGCCCAAGGTCGAATCGGCCATCGTTCGGCTCACCCCGCGCAAGACCATACCCTATCCGGCCAAGGACTTTGAGATGTTCGCGCGAGTGGTTAAGGCGGCTTTCGCCCAGCGGCGCAAAACCATTAAGAACAATTTGCAGGAACTGATTGATGTCCAGGGTTTGGTCGATTTGGGTATTAAACCCAGTCATCGAGCTGAAACCCTATCGATCGAAACCTTTGTTCGCATCGCCAACCATATAAGCCAATAA
- a CDS encoding symmetrical bis(5'-nucleosyl)-tetraphosphatase, with protein sequence MALYAVGDLQGCLSPLTTLLDHVGFDPLHDRLWLTGDLVNRGPDSIGCLAFVKNLGSAAQTVLGNHDLHLLALHQLGQPSKDKNIAATLDHPDAPELLAWLAHQPMLIQDTERQLTMTHAGIPPLWSDKKAAKLAQELEQVLAKPKTRQVFLANMYGNDPRLWKNSLDGMERLRYIVNAFTRMRFCDDQAKLEFNSKSAIDTAPAGMRPWFAWPTEKRKHRLVFGHWAALMGRTDDPQMIALDTGYVWGNHMTLMNLDTQVRFCCDIKGLVSQFDEPAFAAMSAKL encoded by the coding sequence ATGGCCCTCTATGCTGTCGGTGACCTGCAGGGTTGCCTGAGTCCGCTGACCACCTTGCTCGATCACGTCGGCTTTGACCCGTTGCACGACCGACTCTGGCTGACCGGCGACCTGGTCAACCGGGGGCCGGACTCGATCGGCTGTTTGGCCTTCGTCAAGAACCTCGGCTCGGCCGCCCAAACCGTGCTGGGCAATCACGATTTACATCTGCTCGCGTTGCACCAATTGGGTCAGCCGAGCAAGGATAAAAACATCGCCGCCACCCTCGATCACCCGGACGCTCCCGAGCTACTGGCTTGGCTGGCGCACCAGCCGATGTTGATTCAAGATACCGAGCGCCAGTTGACCATGACCCACGCCGGCATTCCACCGCTCTGGTCCGACAAGAAGGCCGCTAAGTTAGCGCAGGAATTGGAACAGGTGTTGGCCAAGCCGAAGACCCGACAGGTCTTTCTGGCTAATATGTATGGCAACGACCCTAGGTTGTGGAAGAACTCACTCGATGGCATGGAGCGGCTGCGCTATATAGTCAATGCCTTTACCCGCATGCGCTTTTGCGATGACCAAGCGAAACTCGAATTCAACTCCAAGTCGGCGATCGATACCGCACCCGCGGGCATGCGGCCTTGGTTTGCTTGGCCGACGGAAAAACGTAAGCATCGACTTGTTTTCGGCCATTGGGCGGCCTTGATGGGTCGGACCGACGATCCGCAGATGATCGCACTCGATACCGGCTATGTTTGGGGTAATCATATGACCTTGATGAACCTGGATACTCAGGTTCGCTTTTGTTGCGACATCAAGGGGTTGGTGAGCCAGTTCGATGAACCGGCTTTTGCAGCTATGTCAGCTAAGCTCTGA
- the msrP gene encoding protein-methionine-sulfoxide reductase catalytic subunit MsrP, translating into MARTLIDTENNTTPQSAFLNRRQIIQGAGALALTTVGGSYSMAAQSTAPTWLDKKIASTVYRSYNAGEPLTDAQDAKQYNNFYEFGTGKGDPAKYADEFNPYPWRIEVGGECDNPGVISLEDLISSQSLEERIYRMRCVEAWSMVLPWTGIELGKVLRQFQPNSRAKYVAFETIIRKDEMRGQKDPFSFIDWPYVEGLRIDEAMHPLAFLAVGMYGEALPVQNGAPIRLVVPWKYGFKSIKSIVRIRFVDEQPPTTWNLSNAKEYGFYSNVNPGRSHPRWSQATERRIGANGKIERIPSQLFNGYPEVASLYDKMDLGLFF; encoded by the coding sequence ATGGCCCGGACATTGATCGACACTGAAAATAACACCACCCCGCAGAGCGCTTTTCTAAATCGTCGCCAGATCATTCAAGGCGCGGGCGCCTTGGCGCTGACGACGGTGGGCGGGTCCTACTCGATGGCGGCGCAATCAACGGCGCCGACCTGGCTCGATAAAAAAATAGCCTCTACCGTCTACCGCAGCTACAACGCCGGTGAACCCCTAACCGATGCACAAGACGCCAAGCAGTATAATAATTTTTATGAGTTTGGCACCGGCAAGGGCGACCCGGCAAAATATGCCGACGAGTTCAATCCCTATCCTTGGCGAATAGAGGTTGGCGGCGAGTGCGACAACCCCGGCGTAATTTCATTGGAAGACCTAATTTCGAGTCAATCCTTGGAGGAACGCATTTATCGCATGCGCTGTGTTGAAGCCTGGTCGATGGTGTTGCCTTGGACTGGTATTGAGCTGGGTAAGGTATTACGCCAGTTTCAGCCCAACAGTCGAGCAAAGTATGTCGCCTTTGAGACCATTATTCGTAAAGACGAGATGCGCGGTCAAAAAGATCCCTTTTCCTTTATCGACTGGCCTTATGTAGAAGGCTTGCGCATAGACGAGGCGATGCACCCCTTGGCGTTCTTGGCCGTGGGTATGTATGGCGAAGCCTTGCCAGTGCAAAACGGTGCCCCGATTCGGTTGGTCGTGCCGTGGAAATACGGTTTTAAGAGCATTAAGTCGATCGTGCGCATTCGTTTTGTCGATGAGCAGCCCCCGACCACGTGGAATCTGTCCAATGCTAAGGAATACGGCTTTTACAGCAACGTCAATCCCGGCCGGTCCCATCCGCGCTGGAGTCAGGCGACCGAGCGGCGGATAGGGGCTAATGGTAAGATCGAAAGAATCCCGTCGCAACTCTTTAACGGCTACCCCGAAGTTGCCAGCCTGTATGACAAGATGGATCTAGGGCTGTTCTTTTGA
- a CDS encoding flagellar assembly protein T N-terminal domain-containing protein produces the protein MLNLSKFTALLMVLALCQGWVWAEAKALVPIDANGVAEIEYNDINSARVRAMRNAIENASMQVSANIQSTQVMENGNLTVDHLRIHSAAKVTDIQVISEGRDGDYYRVNIMARVAPDKICANVMANQYYKSVAITGFAMENPQHSTLGHLGSVDRSLPALLVNDINSRQGLRALSANYMTLYPNTPNAPTQISPRMTLTRAVTAAKDLGVQFVVSGVIRDMAMENPDAPRANNWDRWLKKVGITKAKRTRHFVFDLYVHDGYSGALVFQSRYRTYGLWNEKNNSIIGFGTGRFFATDYGQEVRLLLDRAVTDLQANIQCQPFMATIAQVDGKRIFVSSGAESGLRPGDFLSVYRTSQKFDRQGDSFWQISDTRLVAEVKQVQPYYAVAELAIDSERLNLQVDDLVMAW, from the coding sequence GTGCTCAATCTATCTAAATTTACAGCCCTCCTGATGGTCTTGGCATTGTGCCAGGGCTGGGTTTGGGCTGAAGCGAAGGCGCTGGTGCCGATCGATGCGAACGGCGTGGCCGAGATCGAGTATAACGATATCAACAGCGCCCGGGTTCGGGCGATGCGCAACGCCATTGAAAACGCCTCGATGCAGGTAAGCGCTAATATTCAAAGCACTCAGGTGATGGAAAACGGCAACCTCACAGTGGATCACCTGCGCATCCACTCGGCTGCCAAGGTGACCGATATACAGGTTATTTCGGAAGGTAGAGACGGCGACTACTATCGGGTCAATATTATGGCTCGGGTGGCACCGGATAAGATTTGCGCCAATGTTATGGCCAATCAGTATTACAAATCGGTCGCCATCACCGGCTTCGCCATGGAAAATCCACAACATTCTACCCTTGGGCATCTGGGCTCGGTCGATCGCTCCCTACCGGCCTTGTTGGTCAACGATATCAACAGCCGTCAGGGCCTGCGCGCACTGAGCGCGAACTATATGACCCTGTACCCCAATACACCTAATGCGCCGACCCAAATCTCGCCACGCATGACCTTGACGCGCGCGGTAACAGCGGCCAAAGATCTCGGTGTGCAGTTTGTGGTCTCCGGTGTGATCCGCGATATGGCCATGGAAAATCCGGATGCTCCACGGGCCAACAACTGGGATCGTTGGCTCAAGAAGGTCGGCATCACCAAGGCTAAACGTACGCGCCATTTTGTCTTCGACCTGTATGTTCACGATGGCTACTCAGGGGCTTTGGTGTTCCAGAGCCGATATCGGACCTACGGTTTGTGGAATGAAAAAAATAACAGCATCATCGGCTTTGGTACGGGTAGATTCTTTGCCACCGACTACGGTCAAGAGGTTCGGCTGTTGTTGGATCGAGCGGTCACCGATTTGCAGGCCAACATCCAGTGTCAGCCTTTTATGGCGACCATTGCGCAAGTCGACGGCAAACGAATATTCGTTTCCAGCGGTGCTGAGAGCGGATTGCGGCCGGGGGATTTTCTATCGGTCTACCGCACCAGCCAGAAATTCGATCGTCAAGGCGATAGCTTTTGGCAAATCAGCGATACCCGACTAGTCGCCGAGGTCAAGCAGGTTCAGCCATACTATGCCGTGGCAGAACTGGCCATCGATTCGGAACGACTCAACCTGCAAGTGGATGATCTGGTTATGGCCTGGTAG
- a CDS encoding protein-methionine-sulfoxide reductase heme-binding subunit MsrQ, whose protein sequence is MTLITKRLAWWLIFLAAASPSLVLFSLYLFNPRSLGVDPIEVILKEMGEWALRFLLLSLACSPIRRLGWKSIVRYRRMLGLFAFYYASLHLSTYLLGWIELDWQVFSEDIIKRPFIYLGMISWSLLAILALTSPKAMVRLLKKRWSIIHKLVYLIIALVWVHLWLQSRASAGEAVLYGALALLLLGERVYRKASVYRAKAAR, encoded by the coding sequence TTGACGCTAATCACTAAGAGACTGGCTTGGTGGCTGATATTTTTGGCCGCAGCCAGTCCATCTCTGGTGCTGTTCTCACTTTACCTATTTAATCCTCGCAGTCTTGGGGTCGACCCCATAGAAGTGATACTCAAAGAGATGGGCGAGTGGGCCTTGCGTTTTTTGCTGCTATCGCTGGCCTGCTCACCCATTCGTCGGCTTGGTTGGAAGTCGATCGTGCGCTATCGACGTATGCTTGGGCTTTTTGCCTTCTACTACGCGTCGTTACATCTTTCGACCTACCTATTGGGTTGGATCGAACTGGACTGGCAGGTCTTTAGCGAAGACATCATTAAGCGACCCTTTATTTATTTAGGTATGATTTCCTGGAGCCTGTTGGCGATCCTTGCGCTAACTTCGCCCAAAGCGATGGTACGGCTGCTTAAAAAGCGTTGGAGCATAATTCATAAGTTGGTGTATCTCATTATTGCCCTGGTCTGGGTGCACCTGTGGCTGCAATCGCGGGCATCTGCCGGAGAAGCCGTACTTTATGGCGCACTTGCGCTGTTATTACTGGGCGAGCGAGTCTATCGCAAGGCCTCAGTTTATCGGGCGAAAGCCGCAAGATAG
- a CDS encoding multifunctional CCA addition/repair protein has protein sequence MQIYLVGGAVRDKLLGVATQDRDWVVVGGHPDQLKALGYQQVGADFPVFLHPQTKEEYALARTERKTGLGYQGFSVEFDSSVTLEEDLARRDLTINAMAEDDQGRLIDPFNGKADLDKRRLRHVSPAFREDPLRVLRIARFAARFHHLGFTIAKDTQDLLRLMADSGELQHLVAERVWTEMSRALGETTPSEYFKVLKRCTALAGLFPELDRLFGVPQTMRWHPEVDTGLHTLKALDWARAQTDDVEVLLATLCHDLGKGLTEATMLPSHHGHEQLGANLLRDIAKRMKWPKGPALLAETVARHHTLCHRLSEQSPVAVLDLLKNLNAFRQPSRVEQFGLACAADFYGRSGFERFNYPQRDLLSRYASACLTIAAAPFVQQGLTGKAIGAAMDQARVELLTELIGTDV, from the coding sequence ATGCAAATATATTTGGTGGGCGGTGCCGTCCGCGACAAACTATTGGGCGTAGCGACCCAAGACCGCGACTGGGTCGTCGTGGGCGGGCATCCCGACCAGCTTAAGGCGCTCGGCTATCAGCAGGTCGGGGCTGACTTTCCAGTGTTTTTGCATCCGCAGACTAAGGAAGAATATGCCCTAGCGCGCACTGAGCGTAAGACGGGCTTGGGTTACCAAGGCTTTAGCGTCGAATTCGACAGCAGTGTGACTCTGGAGGAGGATCTGGCGCGTCGTGATCTGACCATTAATGCCATGGCCGAGGATGATCAGGGCCGCTTGATAGACCCCTTTAATGGCAAGGCCGATCTGGACAAGCGCAGGTTGCGTCATGTCTCGCCGGCCTTTCGTGAAGACCCGCTGAGAGTCTTGCGCATAGCGCGCTTTGCCGCGCGCTTTCACCACCTGGGTTTCACCATTGCCAAAGACACCCAAGACCTGCTGCGGCTTATGGCCGACAGCGGCGAATTGCAGCATCTGGTCGCGGAACGGGTCTGGACTGAGATGTCCCGGGCCCTGGGCGAAACCACACCGAGTGAGTATTTTAAGGTCCTCAAACGCTGCACGGCCCTAGCGGGTTTGTTCCCAGAACTAGACCGTCTCTTTGGCGTGCCCCAAACCATGCGTTGGCATCCGGAGGTCGATACCGGCCTGCATACGCTCAAGGCCTTAGACTGGGCGCGCGCCCAAACAGACGATGTGGAGGTGCTATTGGCCACCCTGTGCCACGATCTGGGCAAGGGCCTGACCGAGGCAACCATGTTGCCGTCCCATCATGGCCATGAGCAACTGGGCGCAAACCTATTGCGCGACATTGCCAAACGGATGAAATGGCCAAAGGGGCCCGCGCTGTTGGCCGAAACGGTCGCCCGCCACCATACCCTGTGCCATCGCCTGAGCGAACAGTCACCGGTTGCGGTCTTGGACTTACTGAAAAATCTCAACGCGTTCCGTCAACCCAGTCGGGTCGAACAATTTGGCTTGGCGTGCGCGGCAGATTTTTACGGCCGTTCTGGCTTCGAACGTTTTAATTACCCACAACGTGACTTGCTTAGCCGTTATGCATCGGCCTGCTTGACCATAGCGGCCGCACCCTTTGTTCAGCAGGGTCTCACCGGCAAAGCCATCGGAGCGGCCATGGACCAAGCTAGGGTTGAATTACTGACCGAGTTAATCGGCACTGACGTCTGA
- a CDS encoding acyl-CoA thioesterase, protein MAEVVKKLIELLQLEALGNNKFRGHSQDLGFAKLFGGQVIGQSLSAAAQTLEGRFPHSLHAYFIRPGDAHHPIDFAVESVRDGRAFSVRRVIASQFGKPLLAMTASFQVAETGFNHQVAMPNVPGPEVLEPELKIYRDHAHEIPEKVRNQFTADRPIEYRIVEAQNPFRPRHGIAKRHMWIRSTAPLPDDPLIHQSMLAYTTDYGFLETALMPHGISIAQPGLILASLDHAIWFHRPFRLDQWLLYVADSPSTSGARGFVRGQIFDQQGNLVASTTQEGLIRLEDS, encoded by the coding sequence ATGGCCGAAGTGGTAAAGAAACTGATTGAACTGCTCCAGTTGGAGGCGCTCGGGAACAACAAATTCCGTGGCCATTCCCAGGATCTGGGCTTTGCCAAGCTGTTTGGCGGTCAGGTGATCGGTCAGTCCTTATCCGCAGCGGCCCAAACCCTGGAAGGGCGTTTTCCGCATTCGTTGCATGCTTACTTTATTCGCCCCGGCGATGCTCATCATCCGATCGATTTTGCCGTCGAGAGCGTCCGCGATGGCCGGGCTTTTAGCGTGCGCCGGGTGATTGCCAGCCAATTTGGGAAACCGCTACTGGCGATGACGGCCTCTTTTCAGGTTGCCGAGACCGGTTTCAATCACCAAGTGGCGATGCCCAATGTGCCGGGCCCTGAGGTGTTAGAGCCGGAGCTGAAAATTTATCGTGATCACGCTCACGAGATCCCGGAAAAAGTCCGTAATCAGTTTACCGCCGATCGGCCGATTGAATACCGAATCGTTGAGGCGCAAAACCCGTTTCGGCCGCGGCACGGCATTGCCAAGCGGCATATGTGGATTCGGTCGACGGCGCCACTGCCCGATGATCCCTTGATACACCAATCAATGCTGGCCTATACCACCGACTATGGCTTTCTAGAAACGGCTTTGATGCCGCATGGGATCTCTATCGCGCAACCGGGCCTGATTCTCGCCAGTCTGGATCACGCGATCTGGTTTCATCGTCCCTTTCGGCTCGATCAATGGCTGCTCTATGTCGCCGATTCACCCTCTACCAGTGGTGCGCGCGGCTTCGTGCGCGGGCAGATATTTGATCAACAGGGCAACCTAGTCGCCAGTACCACTCAGGAAGGCCTAATCCGCTTGGAGGATTCATAA
- the traF gene encoding conjugal transfer protein TraF, whose protein sequence is MKKTLLCVAIMMAGSAFATPYNAGDSRTFAMGGIGVSSADAGQASIMNPALLATSLRRELFSLDIDVVALSPKVGGFGAIANDFLEEDIINRGVDIFSTLETEVSGTGGLIELGDSLQTSVASLGFTGSFNANTNLTIPAEDPLTATAAFLLSLTALQSSLTDVSTDITNTNSELGVTNTTLGVISTDTLSVQTQLTSLSTTTTTDLNEVTDDLINWLESFAAKDAYVEASVLPISFALPSRNFGFGIHLSNSIQVGAALNLTPNDTTFLANAVEDSNGLLTEATTSVGDVAGTISTNTSTTSDLVTDLTAVQTDLTALNTAVTELNAQLTIISENVAFFQLTPPSLANPAPDGDSDGISDVDEIAAAKLVVENTDPTVAGSVAKVNAAQAEITDATSGSVAVLGASVTALSELAGGLTTALDSVNTYDGPNGIIVDGTPAVSTDDLTSTVRVALAAIQEVGVSVAKEVVIQGQTVSIGLTPKLQVILIEDQSFGVEAVDTSGIGQDLTPIVKANLDIGIAKEWDFHGRVKAGATIKNIIPYTVTSPLGVEVNLRPKMRLGVSHHTDFSTVGVDLDVTNNSAFYFGIPTRELSMGGELSLWGHAALRAGARWNVSDPAETGVFTTGLGLTPFGTGLNLAFWVPFDAFSADYGQVIADISDGELSSALTTGDQLLRDFGLSVNLQVSW, encoded by the coding sequence ATGAAAAAAACACTGCTCTGCGTCGCCATAATGATGGCCGGGTCGGCCTTTGCGACCCCCTACAATGCGGGTGATTCGCGCACCTTCGCCATGGGTGGTATCGGCGTATCGTCTGCGGACGCGGGCCAAGCCTCGATTATGAACCCAGCGCTGCTGGCCACCAGTTTACGCCGAGAATTGTTTTCACTCGATATAGATGTCGTGGCACTTAGCCCCAAGGTGGGCGGTTTCGGAGCGATCGCCAATGATTTCCTCGAGGAGGATATTATTAATCGCGGTGTCGACATTTTCTCTACCCTCGAGACAGAGGTTAGCGGTACTGGCGGCCTAATCGAACTGGGTGACTCTTTGCAGACCTCGGTGGCTAGCTTGGGTTTTACCGGTTCATTCAATGCCAATACAAACCTAACTATACCTGCAGAAGATCCCTTAACAGCAACAGCTGCGTTTTTACTCTCGCTAACGGCCTTGCAGTCTTCATTGACCGATGTCTCGACCGATATAACCAATACTAATTCTGAATTAGGCGTTACCAACACGACCTTGGGGGTTATATCAACCGACACACTTAGTGTGCAGACTCAGCTTACATCCTTATCAACAACGACCACCACCGATCTGAACGAAGTCACCGATGACCTGATCAATTGGTTGGAATCCTTTGCGGCGAAGGACGCCTATGTGGAAGCAAGCGTGTTACCCATTTCCTTTGCCCTGCCGTCGCGCAACTTCGGTTTTGGCATCCATCTGTCCAACTCCATACAGGTCGGTGCGGCACTTAACTTAACCCCCAATGATACGACTTTTTTGGCCAATGCGGTCGAGGACTCGAACGGTCTGCTCACCGAAGCCACCACATCCGTTGGAGATGTCGCGGGAACTATTTCAACCAACACCTCGACCACCTCAGATCTAGTAACCGATCTAACCGCGGTGCAGACTGACTTAACCGCTTTGAACACCGCCGTCACCGAGCTTAATGCGCAGCTTACTATTATCAGTGAAAACGTGGCATTCTTCCAATTAACGCCACCTAGCTTGGCAAACCCCGCTCCAGACGGGGACAGTGATGGCATCAGTGATGTTGATGAAATTGCCGCGGCTAAGCTCGTAGTAGAAAATACCGATCCAACTGTTGCCGGTTCGGTCGCTAAAGTGAATGCCGCTCAAGCAGAAATAACTGATGCCACATCTGGCTCTGTTGCCGTCTTAGGCGCTTCGGTTACCGCCTTGAGCGAACTGGCCGGCGGGCTGACCACAGCCTTGGATTCGGTCAACACCTACGACGGACCAAATGGCATTATCGTCGACGGTACACCGGCTGTGTCTACTGACGACCTCACCAGTACGGTGCGGGTTGCACTGGCGGCGATCCAAGAGGTCGGCGTTTCAGTAGCTAAAGAAGTGGTCATACAAGGCCAGACGGTCTCAATTGGCCTCACCCCAAAGTTGCAAGTGATATTGATTGAAGATCAGAGTTTCGGTGTCGAGGCAGTCGATACCAGCGGTATTGGCCAGGATCTGACGCCAATAGTGAAGGCGAATTTGGATATCGGTATCGCCAAGGAGTGGGACTTCCACGGTCGGGTCAAGGCCGGTGCCACGATTAAGAATATCATTCCCTATACGGTGACCTCTCCGCTGGGCGTGGAAGTCAATCTGCGGCCGAAAATGCGTCTTGGCGTCTCCCATCACACCGACTTCAGTACCGTCGGTGTCGATCTTGATGTTACCAACAATTCGGCTTTCTACTTCGGTATTCCCACGCGCGAGTTGTCCATGGGTGGCGAACTCAGCCTCTGGGGTCATGCCGCGCTGCGTGCCGGCGCTCGCTGGAATGTTAGTGATCCAGCAGAGACTGGCGTCTTTACCACAGGCTTGGGTCTTACGCCCTTCGGTACCGGCCTAAACCTCGCGTTTTGGGTGCCCTTCGATGCCTTCAGCGCCGACTATGGTCAGGTGATCGCCGATATTTCCGATGGCGAACTGAGCTCGGCCCTGACCACCGGTGACCAGTTATTGCGCGACTTTGGCCTGTCGGTCAATCTGCAAGTTTCTTGGTAA
- a CDS encoding flavin prenyltransferase UbiX produces the protein MNEITLAITGASGAPYAHRLLQVLLDKQWHVHLLISKAAMMVAAVEQGAPWPSNHDKQTAFVRREISDQGRLSLYGKDDWMSPVASGSGAPETMVVCPCSTGTLASIATGQCDNLIERAADVVLKESGKLILVPRETPLSEVHLENMLKLRRAGAVILPASPGFYHQPQTIDDLVDFIVARILKSAGIEQDLVRPWGHSVTASDVSAD, from the coding sequence GTGAATGAAATTACCTTGGCAATCACCGGGGCATCCGGCGCTCCCTACGCTCATCGGCTGCTCCAGGTGCTGCTCGATAAGCAGTGGCACGTCCATCTGCTGATCTCTAAGGCTGCCATGATGGTGGCTGCCGTAGAACAGGGCGCGCCCTGGCCGAGCAATCACGACAAGCAAACCGCCTTCGTGCGCCGAGAAATTTCCGACCAGGGTCGGCTCAGTCTTTATGGCAAGGACGACTGGATGAGTCCGGTTGCCAGTGGCTCCGGCGCACCCGAGACCATGGTGGTGTGTCCCTGTTCTACTGGGACCTTGGCCAGTATCGCGACCGGGCAGTGCGATAATCTAATCGAACGCGCAGCCGACGTGGTGCTCAAGGAGTCTGGTAAGCTCATCTTAGTGCCGCGGGAAACGCCCTTGAGCGAGGTTCATCTGGAGAATATGCTTAAACTACGCCGAGCCGGAGCGGTAATCCTGCCGGCCAGCCCAGGTTTCTATCATCAGCCGCAAACAATCGACGATCTGGTCGATTTTATTGTCGCGCGTATTTTGAAAAGTGCTGGCATTGAGCAGGACCTTGTCCGTCCCTGGGGTCACTCGGTAACTGCGTCAGACGTCAGTGCCGATTAA
- a CDS encoding alpha-ketoglutarate-dependent dioxygenase AlkB family protein codes for MGTSIILLNDETGFVRLYPDWISNADEIFAGLAEAIDWQSRTIRLFGKSHPIPRLERWIGETGVGYRYSGQDYVADGWPRLLVSLPAALLEQFGWHSNGALLNYYRTGQDSMGWHADDEPELGDNPNVGILSLGQARSFQLRRSADHRDKLSVELGSGSLLWMSGPTQVNWQHSLPKRANQGARISCTFRNIRPEQ; via the coding sequence ATGGGAACCTCGATAATATTACTGAATGATGAAACGGGTTTTGTCCGATTATATCCCGATTGGATAAGCAATGCGGATGAAATATTCGCCGGCTTAGCCGAGGCTATCGACTGGCAAAGCCGAACAATCCGCTTGTTCGGCAAGTCCCACCCTATTCCGCGTCTAGAGCGCTGGATCGGTGAGACCGGCGTCGGCTATCGGTACAGTGGTCAGGACTATGTAGCAGACGGATGGCCTAGGTTATTGGTTTCTTTGCCCGCTGCCTTGCTCGAACAGTTTGGCTGGCACAGCAATGGCGCTCTGCTGAACTATTACCGCACCGGTCAGGATAGCATGGGCTGGCACGCCGATGATGAACCCGAACTGGGCGATAACCCCAATGTCGGCATCCTATCATTGGGCCAGGCACGCTCCTTTCAGTTGCGCCGCAGTGCCGACCATCGGGACAAACTATCGGTTGAGCTGGGTTCTGGCAGTCTACTATGGATGTCGGGACCTACCCAGGTTAATTGGCAGCACAGCTTACCTAAACGCGCCAATCAGGGCGCGCGGATCAGCTGCACCTTCCGAAATATTCGGCCCGAACAATAG
- a CDS encoding LPP20 family lipoprotein translates to MTIRNLIIGLIVLAFTSGCSLLPVSKQKKVDEIVAQVKQINEKLPPMEPMVLRATGYAAINPTARGLTDVQKRLLAMRGSKLDAYRTLAERVYGTQIIGSSTVENLVVQNDQFRAFVDATILGAKVVYQDMMADGSYETMVEMIIDQGFRNCLASQTTGKRNTGCASDAVHDLDSLARNSGPASQGVGAASSGLYFIE, encoded by the coding sequence ATGACTATTCGAAATTTGATCATTGGCCTTATCGTATTGGCCTTTACCAGCGGGTGCAGTCTGTTACCCGTTAGCAAGCAGAAAAAAGTAGATGAGATCGTCGCTCAGGTGAAGCAGATCAATGAAAAGCTGCCACCGATGGAACCGATGGTCTTGCGCGCGACCGGCTATGCGGCGATTAATCCGACCGCCCGGGGTTTGACCGATGTGCAGAAGCGACTCTTGGCGATGCGCGGCTCCAAGCTGGATGCCTATCGTACCTTGGCAGAGCGCGTCTATGGCACGCAAATCATCGGTAGCTCGACGGTCGAAAATCTGGTCGTGCAGAACGATCAATTCCGAGCCTTTGTTGATGCCACCATCCTCGGTGCCAAGGTGGTTTATCAGGACATGATGGCCGATGGCAGCTATGAAACCATGGTCGAAATGATAATTGATCAGGGTTTCCGTAACTGTTTGGCCAGTCAGACTACCGGCAAGCGCAATACCGGTTGTGCCTCGGACGCGGTGCACGATCTTGATTCCCTCGCGCGTAACAGTGGTCCGGCCTCACAAGGTGTCGGCGCAGCCAGCTCGGGTCTGTACTTCATCGAATAA